The genomic region gccgagggcgcatctcgcgaaccacagacaaacaacaacaaccccacttcaacatcaacaattaccaattcaatACGATATAGATCAATGACATCAATCAACCATCAACAACCGACCAACCATCCAATATACATGTaaaccaataactgagtaggaaaccctacgtGGAAATGCAATTACCACGATCGTCACAACAGCGAATCAGAAAGTTCCTCTACAAAATCACCCcctatcaatcacacaatcatacaattaccaacTAATATCAACAATAcaccccaaaacccccaatctacccaattagggtttcaaccaaaatcaatgaaatgacataaaaactatactaggatcttacccacaacgctatgatctcaacggcgtaaagaactctgaATTCTGACGTCACAAGCCATAGGATTCAATAGCAATGCGAAAgtgtttatatatctttctcgcaTTGCTAACGAAACCCGGCAAAGTAACCCTaaaaaaccgacttactcgatcgagtgacttactcgatcgagtgacccctactcgatcgagtgacccttactcgatcgagtagccatcgGACATTACACTGTTTCGCAACCAAAGctcacttactcgatagagtaagccttactcgatagagtacccaacagcacatAAAACCGTAATATTACAGTTACCTTCTGAGAGGGACATTTGTTTCAGTGTTGAGCTTAGACTGGGGACGGGACCTATATCTAAGGCTTCGTATCGTATGGAACCAATAGAATTGGTAGAATTGAAGAAACAGCCGAACGAGTTATTGGATAAGGGATACATccgacctagtgtatcgccttggggtgcagcagttctatttgtgaagaagaaggacAGTAGTATGGGGTTttgcatcgactacagagagctaaACCATGTTatcgtgaagaacaagtatcctttgccgaggattgatgatcttttgaccagttgagtggggcGGAGTATTTCCAAGATTAATctaaggtcgggttatcaccagtcGAGGAAAGCAGATGTGGATATTTCTAAGATAGCTTTTCGAtcgcggtatggtcactatgagtatgtggtgatgcctttcggGTTGACTATTGCATCGGTAGTGTTCATGGATCGTATGAACCAAATCTTCAGCCCGTTTCTGGATAGGTTTATGAtggttttcattgatgacatatTGGTCTattataagactaaggaagaacacaAGGGGCATTTGAGGTTGGTACTGCAGACCTTGCGAGATAATCAGTTATATGCTAAGTTATTCAAGTGTGAATTCTGGCTGGAAAGGGTGgcctttctgggtcatgtgatttcAAAAGATGGTGTGTCGGTGGATTCTAGTAAGATCGAGGCGGTGTCAAACTggaaagcaccaaagaatgttgctgagatccggagtttcttgggttaaGCTaactactacaggaggttcgtgaaggatttctttaagatcgctagacctatgacaaatttgatgaggaaagagaccacatttcgttgggatgagagttgtaagACGACGTTCCAAACATTGAAGGAACATTTTACTACAGCTCTCGTTCTAGCTTTgcctgagggaagtgagaacttcgAAGTTTATatcgatgcttcgaagaatgggtcgggttgtgttttaatgcagaatgggaaggtcattgcctatgcttctaggcattTGAAGCCGTAGAAGGAGAACAatcctactcatgatctggattTGGATGCGGTTATATTTGATCTAAAGATTTAGAGGCACTATCTGTacgggcaacctttaaggtgttttcagatcataagagttttAAATACATCTACACTCAAAAGAAGTTGAACATGTGTTAGAGATGGTAGATGAagctgattggggactatgataTGGAGGTCGTGTATCATGAGGGGAAGGCTAAGTTGATTGcatatgctttgagtagaaaTAGTGTGCATTCGCTATGCACTGCCATGTCACTGGTGAAACTGAGGGATGAGATGACTAAGATGGCGATTCTTATAATTTGCAAGGGAGATGCTATTGGTGATTTGACTATCGAGCCTAAACTTTATAATGACATAAAAAGGAAACAGGaacttgatcccaagattcaggagtggaagacAAGGATTTGGGATGGTATAGTTTCGAGATTTTCTATCCAAACAGATGAGAGTGTTCgctttgatgggaggtggtgtgtaccTAATGATGCTGATTTGAAGAAGTTGATCATGATGGAGGCTCATTCTACTCCTTATTCGGTACATCCGGGCGGTGATAAGCTCTTTAAGGACTtgaagaagacgttttggtggcccgGTATGAATAAAGATGTCGCAGAGTttgtggctaggtgtttgacTTGCCATAGGGTAAAAGGAGAACtacggagaccacaaggtaagattcagtcacttaaAGTACCGAAATAGAAATGAGAGTCAatttctatggatttcattgtggggttaccaaGAACTCAGCACGGTAACAACTTGATTTGGGTTATCGTCGATCGtttgacaaagtcagctcattttatttaaatgaaagatacttggagtaagattCAATTGGCTCTGGGATACAAGAAGAATGTGGTACGACTACACGGGGTACCAAAGGATATTGTGTCAGATAGAGATACGAGATTTATATCTCGGTTTTTGCAAGAGCtgcaggaattgatggggactaccttaaactgaaaggactatcaagaccttagaaTATATGTTATGAGCTTGAGTTATGGAGTTTGGTTGGAGTTAGGAGGATAGACTTGATCTTatagagttttcatacaacaacaactatcacacgatcatcgggatgacaccttttgaggcattgtacgggaGGAAGGTTAGAAGTCCGGTATGTTGGTATGATAGCGTTGAggctgtggttttaggaccacaaatgatacaagatatggttgagcaagtgcacttgattcgacaaaagatgaagGCAGCTCAAGAttggcaaaagagttatgcggatctacatcgtaGAGATAATAAGTTTGCAGTGGGTGACAAGGTTCTctttaaagtgtcacctatgcggggCATTATCAGGTTTGACAAGAGAGGGAAGTTGAGTAAGAAGTACATTGGTCCTTACAAGATTTTTGCTCGGGTAGGTGAAGTAGCTTATCGGCTAGCTTTACCTCCATCTCTTGATCAGGTGCATAATGTTTTTGATGTGTCACAACTTTGGAAATAtatgagtgatccatcacatgtgctcGATGTTGAGAAAATCGAGTTGGATGAAGCTCTAACTTATGCAGAGATACCAAAAGAGGTATTGGATCGTAAAGTAAGCAAGACGAGGAATGGTGAATCCGTCTTGCTTAAGGTGCTATGGTCTAATCATAACGTGGAGGAAGCCACTTGGAAGTCAGAAGAAGCTGTGAGGGAACGCTACCCAGACCATTTTGAGCagatatgtttggttacggggtcgTAACCGTTGACTTTTAACGgcggtaggagatggtcgcatgtgtTTTGTGGGGTAGTGTTGAGGTCGGTCTGGTTGTATTTCGGGTTGCGTGGACAATAGTTGGTTATAGTTGGGTTCAGGGTTGGTATCTTTTTAGTTAGGTGTCCTATCGAGTTGCTTTGTTAGTGGGTTGGTTTTGCATGTTGTATCAGGTatggtgtgaacttcggggacgaagttcgttttaaggagggaagactgtaatactatggttttctggTCTTAGCTTACTCGGTCCTGTagtccatactcggtcgagtaagttgtCAAGTGCTTTTAAATAGGCTATTATTTtcggtgcactcggccgagttgtgagacactcggtcgagtaggtcgtactcggccgagtacctggTCTGACGGGATTAATTTCGGTGGTTTTGATGAAGGAGATTAGAGGTTATAAATTACGTGATACCAGTTACTAAATTATTTTTACAAAAACCTAAACTACGCTTACCACTTCTCTAATAATTTTATTCACTCCCAAGTCTAGTTTGAACAATCGTGAGTCAACATCTCTTTTTCCATATCGGTTTCGTTAGTAAGTCTCTGGTGTTTTCTTAGTCAGTTTGTGGTTGTCTTTTGGAGTTTGCCCTAATTTGGGTTAGGATGGCGGCAAAGGTTGATTAGTAATGGTTTATAATATAGTATTGTTTGATTATTCTTTGCTAGGTAATGATTTTGTAGAAGATCAATTCTAGCCTCGTTGTTGTTGAATTACGGAACttgcgaataaggtagggtttccctactcggttgattgtgtaattgatttgagatttatTGTGATTGACTGTATAAAATGTTTTATTTGATTGAGATTATATTATTGATTGGTACTGTTATTTTAGGACCATTTTCGGGAGATGATTCCAACCCTATGTTCAGCTTTTGtgactcccgtcacaagggggatatgCACAGTAATGATCTGGGCTCGCTCGTTGcaatgagcggggcttaagtgggcaaggctgcggtccccccactaGCGGTGGGGGTTATCtcttgcgatgggtaacctggcagggctacacactttggtgtgtagtcggttactggttactaATAGAGTTTAGAGGATGGTTACTACAACTGGATTGGATTGTATTTGGTTTGTGTTGTGATTTTTTATCTTGGTTATGCAGTTGACTGACCcgttattgttttc from Silene latifolia isolate original U9 population chromosome 3, ASM4854445v1, whole genome shotgun sequence harbors:
- the LOC141649157 gene encoding uncharacterized protein LOC141649157 — protein: MLEHQDALTDALKKFGKDKEARVDFAKMSINLAHFNPKEYMVEQVAFYLRDATGEWWDKVRESAFDFYVKQGTSAIPWSEFKRAMHREFMAEHVRSKLREEFDDFKMAPDMTVVEYYHKFNGKFSVELRLGTGPISKASYRMEPIELVELKKQPNELLDKGYIRPSSRKADVDISKIAFRSRYGHYEYVVMPFGLTIASVVFMDRMNQIFSPFLDRFMMVFIDDILVYYKTKEEHKGHLRLVLQTLRDNQLYAKLFKCEFWLERVAFLGHVISKDGVSVDSSKIEAVSNWKAPKNVAEIRSFLG
- the LOC141649158 gene encoding uncharacterized protein LOC141649158, with product MKAAQDWQKSYADLHRRDNKFAVGDKVLFKVSPMRGIIRFDKRGKLSKKYIGPYKIFARVGEVAYRLALPPSLDQVHNVFDVSQLWKYMSDPSHVLDVEKIELDEALTYAEIPKEVLDRKVSKTRNGESVLLKVLWSNHNVEEATWKSEEAVRERYPDHFEQICLVTGS